From Priestia filamentosa, a single genomic window includes:
- a CDS encoding MFS transporter: protein MAYINTTEIINKSKFNRFHLRLLLWSFLIIAFDGYDLVVYGTAVPILIDKWNLTAVEAGAMGSYGLFGMMFGAIFFGTLADRIGRKNVIAITLIFFSLFTFLCGFAETPTLFSTFRFLAGLGLGGIMPNVIALLTDYAPKSIRSMIVSIVLCGYSIGGILAPLLGIFLIPTFGWESIFWFAGLPLLALPFMYKQLPETASHLIRTGKKEELISTLSKVDNEFAFNENDEIMEVKAPETKVPILGLFKDNRSLSTIMFWIAFFSCLLMVYGLNTWLPKLMIEAGYGLTSSLAFLIALQGGAIVGTLIIGRLCDKYGFKKMLVPMYASGAIALTLLGFSGNISVIYILVAIAGAATIGAQNIVQAYVSQYYPPYIRSTALGVASGMGRIGGMLGPLLGGFLLTVTLPIHLNFIAFAIPGLIAAITLALVPGKYAHSNEDDLELEPTKTNVDKTYTFE from the coding sequence TTGGCTTACATTAATACGACAGAAATTATTAATAAAAGTAAATTTAACCGTTTTCATTTAAGATTGCTCTTATGGAGTTTTCTTATTATTGCATTTGATGGATATGATTTGGTTGTCTATGGGACTGCTGTACCAATCTTAATTGATAAGTGGAATCTTACGGCAGTTGAAGCCGGAGCAATGGGAAGCTACGGACTATTTGGCATGATGTTCGGTGCCATTTTCTTTGGTACCCTAGCTGACCGGATCGGCAGGAAAAATGTTATCGCTATTACACTGATATTTTTTAGCTTATTTACGTTTTTATGCGGCTTTGCTGAAACGCCAACGCTTTTCTCTACCTTTCGTTTTCTAGCAGGTTTAGGCCTTGGAGGCATCATGCCTAATGTGATTGCTTTATTAACAGATTATGCCCCTAAATCAATAAGAAGTATGATTGTATCGATTGTATTATGCGGCTATTCAATCGGTGGAATACTTGCACCTTTATTAGGAATCTTTTTAATTCCTACATTCGGTTGGGAGTCTATCTTTTGGTTTGCAGGGCTTCCTTTGCTAGCTCTTCCATTCATGTATAAGCAGTTACCTGAAACAGCTAGTCACCTTATTAGAACAGGAAAGAAAGAAGAACTAATCTCTACTCTTTCTAAAGTGGATAATGAATTTGCTTTTAATGAAAACGATGAAATTATGGAAGTGAAAGCACCCGAAACAAAAGTTCCAATCCTTGGTTTATTTAAAGATAATCGCTCTTTAAGCACTATCATGTTTTGGATTGCCTTTTTTAGTTGCTTGTTAATGGTATATGGTTTGAATACTTGGCTTCCTAAACTAATGATTGAAGCAGGATATGGATTGACGTCAAGTTTGGCTTTCCTTATCGCTCTTCAAGGTGGGGCTATTGTTGGAACCCTTATTATTGGCCGACTTTGTGATAAATACGGATTTAAAAAGATGCTCGTTCCAATGTATGCTTCAGGAGCCATTGCCTTAACACTACTCGGATTTAGTGGGAATATCTCTGTGATTTATATATTAGTAGCCATTGCGGGTGCTGCAACAATCGGGGCGCAGAATATTGTACAAGCTTATGTATCTCAGTACTACCCTCCTTATATCAGATCTACAGCTTTAGGAGTAGCGTCTGGCATGGGCAGAATTGGTGGTATGCTTGGACCACTTTTAGGGGGCTTCCTTTTAACCGTTACTTTACCAATTCACTTAAATTTTATTGCTTTTGCCATTCCGGGTTTAATTGCGGCCATTACCCTAGCATTAGTACCTGGAAAATACGCTCATTCTAATGAAGATGATCTAGAGTTAGAGCCAACTAAAACAAATGTAGATAAAACATACACGTTTGAGTGA
- a CDS encoding MFS transporter, whose amino-acid sequence MKTITVSEIIEHQKFSRFHLKLLICCMFIIICDGYDMFMLGTIIPSLIQEWNISPIEAGALSSYALIGMMLGALIFGPVADKMGRKNVILTCTVIFSVFTFTSGFANGFIAFGIQRFIAGLGLGGVMPNLVALVTEYAPKKLRSTLVSIMFSGHALGGVVASIGAIYLIPSLGWRSVVWLAALPLLFLPILYKVLPESLNFYVLRHQKKCLVCLLNQINKENNYGETDEFIINTEIHTGFPVKGLFSEKRALSTLMFWLSFFMCLLVMYGLSTWLPKIMQGAGYPLGSSLTFLLVLNVGAVIGAIVGGKLADRFGSRRILISYFLVAFSSLLLLSFKPNMIFLYILLAIAGGTTTGTQIIINAYVSQYYPSAIRSTGIGWALGIGRIGGIMGPMLVGILLSQQYSLQVNFLAFAIPCLISLFAIYFVQEKYSQDHQVITPSQNISEIL is encoded by the coding sequence ATGAAGACAATCACGGTTAGTGAAATCATTGAGCATCAAAAATTTAGTCGCTTTCATTTAAAACTATTGATTTGTTGTATGTTTATTATTATTTGCGACGGCTATGATATGTTTATGTTAGGAACTATTATCCCCTCTTTAATTCAGGAGTGGAATATTAGTCCAATTGAAGCAGGTGCTCTTAGTAGCTATGCTTTGATAGGAATGATGTTAGGTGCCCTAATTTTTGGACCAGTTGCAGATAAGATGGGAAGAAAGAACGTAATTTTAACATGTACAGTCATCTTTTCTGTATTCACCTTTACTTCAGGATTTGCAAATGGGTTTATAGCGTTTGGCATACAACGGTTTATCGCTGGATTAGGATTAGGTGGAGTTATGCCAAATCTTGTTGCGTTGGTAACAGAATATGCTCCTAAAAAACTCCGAAGCACACTCGTTTCCATTATGTTTAGTGGGCATGCATTAGGTGGTGTAGTTGCATCGATTGGAGCCATTTATTTAATCCCTAGTCTTGGATGGAGATCTGTTGTATGGTTAGCTGCCCTTCCTTTACTTTTTCTCCCTATCCTTTATAAAGTACTGCCAGAATCACTTAATTTTTATGTTTTGCGACATCAAAAAAAATGCTTAGTTTGCCTTCTTAATCAAATTAATAAGGAAAATAACTATGGAGAAACGGATGAATTTATTATAAATACAGAGATACATACAGGGTTCCCTGTTAAAGGATTATTTAGTGAAAAACGCGCTTTAAGTACCCTAATGTTTTGGCTTTCTTTTTTTATGTGTTTATTGGTTATGTATGGTTTAAGTACATGGCTTCCTAAAATTATGCAAGGTGCAGGCTATCCTTTAGGATCGAGCTTAACCTTCTTATTAGTACTAAATGTAGGCGCAGTGATTGGAGCGATCGTTGGCGGGAAATTAGCAGATCGATTTGGATCAAGAAGAATCCTGATTTCCTACTTTCTAGTAGCCTTCTCTTCTCTTTTACTTTTAAGCTTTAAGCCAAATATGATTTTCCTTTATATTTTATTAGCAATTGCTGGGGGAACGACAACTGGAACACAGATTATTATAAATGCCTATGTGTCACAATATTATCCATCAGCAATTAGATCAACAGGTATTGGATGGGCACTCGGAATCGGTAGAATTGGTGGGATTATGGGACCAATGCTGGTAGGCATTTTATTAAGTCAGCAATATTCTTTACAGGTTAACTTTTTAGCCTTTGCTATTCCATGTCTAATTTCTCTCTTTGCTATCTACTTTGTTCAGGAAAAATACAGTCAAGATCATCAAGTAATAACACCGAGTCAAAATATTAGTGAAATCCTTTAA
- a CDS encoding IclR family transcriptional regulator, with protein MEGIKKGTTIQSLEIGMSIVDLIAKQGKPLKFSDIQDLTKITKSNLYKYLNTLTQLEILYRDKDSGAYVLGSKLIEYGMIAADQENAVERIAPYLQEINEKSLNTVLYSVWTQNGPMIVREFKTNQGQGYNIGAQIGTFLPLLSATGKVFATFMDEHIIREWKEKELKQASPEKAKHLDEEYKSIREKEISFAREPLVSSVSSVSFPVFDYKKDVLGAVTIVGFSELIPHHEEEELSKYLINISKEISRTFGYK; from the coding sequence ATGGAAGGCATTAAGAAAGGAACAACAATTCAATCACTAGAAATAGGCATGAGTATCGTAGATTTAATAGCGAAACAAGGAAAGCCTCTAAAATTCTCCGATATTCAAGATTTAACTAAAATTACAAAGAGCAACCTGTATAAATATCTTAATACGTTGACTCAATTAGAAATTCTTTATCGAGACAAGGACTCTGGAGCATATGTATTAGGAAGTAAGCTAATTGAATATGGAATGATTGCTGCAGATCAAGAAAATGCCGTTGAACGCATTGCCCCGTATCTACAAGAAATCAATGAAAAAAGCTTGAATACTGTTTTATATTCCGTTTGGACACAAAATGGCCCCATGATTGTCAGAGAGTTTAAAACCAATCAAGGACAAGGGTATAACATAGGAGCTCAAATAGGGACTTTTCTTCCACTTCTTTCTGCAACAGGTAAAGTATTTGCAACCTTTATGGATGAACACATCATTCGTGAATGGAAAGAAAAAGAGCTGAAGCAAGCTTCTCCAGAAAAAGCTAAACACCTTGATGAAGAGTACAAATCAATTCGCGAGAAAGAAATTTCTTTTGCTAGAGAACCGCTTGTTTCATCTGTATCCTCAGTTTCTTTCCCTGTATTTGATTACAAAAAGGACGTTCTTGGAGCAGTTACGATTGTAGGCTTTTCTGAGTTAATCCCTCATCATGAAGAAGAGGAACTTAGTAAATATTTAATAAATATAAGCAAAGAAATATCTAGAACTTTTGGATATAAATAA
- a CDS encoding fumarylacetoacetate hydrolase family protein has product MKLITFTREGMKQRVGAIVNNQVVDLHTAYKSLLASEGKIRAQQIAEAFVPADMTGFLQGGKESVELAKDAVEYALENKNDSGYKFLYGINEVKVEAPVPAPGKIICVGHNYREHILEMKRELPPHPVVFAKFANTIIGPQDDIPFHPISEQLDYEAEFTFVIGKRARNVSQEEALDYVAGYSIVNDVTYRDIQRRTIQWLQGKTVDGSAPMGPWLVTSDELKDPSGLEVVLTVNGEERQRSNTENLVFSVQYLVEFLSGLMTLEPGDVILTGTPGGVGVARNPQSFLKDGDIVKIEIDQIGILENRVASVKEVIEVKG; this is encoded by the coding sequence ATGAAACTAATTACATTTACCCGTGAAGGTATGAAACAACGCGTAGGAGCTATCGTTAACAACCAAGTAGTTGACCTACATACTGCTTATAAATCTCTACTTGCATCAGAAGGGAAAATTCGTGCTCAACAAATTGCGGAAGCATTTGTTCCTGCAGATATGACTGGATTTTTACAAGGTGGAAAAGAAAGCGTAGAACTTGCGAAAGATGCCGTTGAGTATGCATTAGAAAATAAAAATGATAGCGGATACAAATTCCTGTATGGGATAAATGAAGTAAAAGTAGAAGCACCTGTTCCAGCGCCCGGGAAAATCATCTGCGTTGGTCACAACTACCGTGAACATATTTTAGAAATGAAACGTGAGCTTCCACCACATCCGGTTGTCTTTGCTAAGTTTGCTAATACGATAATTGGACCACAAGATGATATCCCATTTCATCCCATTTCAGAACAGCTTGATTATGAAGCAGAGTTTACGTTTGTTATTGGCAAACGCGCAAGAAACGTATCGCAAGAAGAGGCTCTTGATTATGTAGCTGGATATAGCATTGTTAATGACGTGACATATCGAGATATTCAACGTCGGACAATTCAGTGGTTGCAAGGAAAAACAGTTGATGGAAGTGCTCCAATGGGACCTTGGCTTGTTACTTCCGATGAACTTAAAGATCCATCAGGGTTAGAAGTGGTTTTAACTGTTAATGGGGAAGAACGTCAACGTTCTAATACAGAAAATCTAGTATTCTCTGTTCAGTATTTAGTTGAATTTCTATCAGGATTAATGACGCTTGAGCCAGGTGATGTCATTTTAACAGGTACACCTGGTGGCGTAGGAGTTGCACGTAATCCTCAATCCTTCTTAAAAGACGGTGACATTGTCAAAATTGAAATTGATCAAATTGGTATCCTTGAAAACCGTGTAGCAAGTGTCAAAGAAGTAATCGAGGTGAAAGGATAA
- a CDS encoding DinB family protein encodes MTILQVKDSITSVQQSLDQVIQISEGLSNEVLRWNPTEEEWSVMQILCHLAEALPYWLNEIEQLLENPGKEWGRGLQDEARLAAVEKSKVHNTSLLDALKKLEEVKLQVENTLSKLDERKLAMEAPSRNPRFGTKPISFIVDHLLVEHASKHLGQIERNLSKVNK; translated from the coding sequence ATGACTATTTTACAAGTTAAAGATTCTATCACATCTGTCCAACAATCGCTTGACCAAGTGATTCAAATCTCAGAGGGACTTTCTAATGAGGTACTCCGTTGGAATCCCACTGAAGAAGAATGGTCTGTTATGCAAATTCTGTGTCATTTAGCAGAAGCTCTTCCTTATTGGCTTAATGAAATTGAACAACTTCTAGAGAATCCAGGCAAAGAGTGGGGACGAGGTCTCCAAGATGAAGCGCGTTTAGCAGCTGTTGAAAAAAGTAAAGTTCATAACACTTCTCTATTAGATGCGTTAAAAAAGCTTGAGGAAGTTAAGTTACAAGTGGAGAATACCCTTAGCAAGTTAGATGAGAGAAAATTAGCGATGGAAGCCCCAAGCCGAAATCCTCGCTTTGGTACAAAGCCTATTTCATTTATCGTGGATCATTTACTTGTTGAACATGCAAGTAAGCATTTAGGACAAATTGAACGTAATTTATCTAAGGTCAATAAATAA
- a CDS encoding class I SAM-dependent methyltransferase produces the protein MSIFTSRFILEIDPYSKHFVFNLPNTWETRPHEYGWAKNFAETEDIVLDAACGLSHPLKFYLADKCKEVYACDIDGRILSKSSILKDIEDTYGTVIDDSFLKHSFTPIHFSQSSLTNLPYQNKSFDKIFCISVLEHLSKEDMEQTFKEFRRTLKDQGLLIVTFDYPAINLEELKILLDKVKLKFHGDYSFDKPDNVLVSTIWGELNCFRAVLIKD, from the coding sequence ATGAGTATATTTACTTCAAGATTTATCCTTGAAATTGATCCATATTCAAAGCATTTTGTCTTTAACTTACCAAATACTTGGGAGACTAGACCTCATGAATATGGATGGGCAAAGAATTTTGCTGAGACTGAGGATATTGTATTAGATGCAGCCTGTGGACTTTCTCATCCATTAAAATTTTATTTAGCTGATAAATGCAAAGAAGTATACGCTTGTGATATTGATGGCAGAATTCTATCCAAATCCTCTATCCTTAAAGATATTGAGGATACTTATGGAACCGTAATTGACGACTCTTTTCTTAAACATTCTTTCACTCCTATCCATTTTTCGCAGTCCTCTTTGACAAACCTCCCATATCAAAATAAGAGTTTTGATAAAATTTTCTGTATCTCTGTTTTAGAACATCTAAGTAAAGAAGATATGGAGCAAACCTTTAAGGAATTTAGGAGAACATTAAAAGATCAAGGCTTACTTATCGTTACCTTTGACTATCCTGCTATTAATCTAGAGGAGTTAAAGATACTACTTGATAAGGTGAAATTGAAATTTCATGGTGATTACTCATTTGATAAACCGGATAATGTTTTAGTTTCAACTATATGGGGGGAGCTAAACTGTTTTAGAGCTGTGTTAATAAAAGATTAA
- a CDS encoding YciI family protein, with the protein MKKFLVVIERKPSFTGNFIQGHREFLQNLKEIQILFIAGSFEDQTGGAYVIGADSLEEARATVAKDPMNQDNECVYKVKEWNAN; encoded by the coding sequence ATGAAAAAGTTTCTCGTTGTAATTGAAAGAAAACCTTCTTTTACAGGTAACTTCATTCAAGGACACCGTGAATTTTTGCAAAATTTAAAAGAAATTCAAATCCTTTTTATAGCAGGAAGTTTTGAAGATCAAACTGGAGGAGCTTATGTTATTGGAGCTGATTCTTTAGAAGAAGCAAGAGCAACTGTTGCAAAGGATCCTATGAATCAAGATAATGAATGCGTTTACAAAGTTAAAGAATGGAATGCTAACTAA
- a CDS encoding cupin domain-containing protein produces MAEKMDFFKSKIVQDFTKDIRQYNLGPLWEAIPELMHHQPEPHAQAYLWKWDLLEKKLGEAAQIFTPERGGERRAIYLQNPGLDYRQPWGWASTSQTLYAAVQLLQPGEVAPSHRHTQNALRFVTHGEGAYSIVEGERIFMQEGDFVITPKNLWHGHGHEGTEPMIWMDVLDIPTIYMMGGTFFEPYPERIEQPRVPDNYSAQRYEGGMVRPISDRYPKVAPLGAYKWNQTLKAINGLSCFEPDPYDGYAVEFINPSNGQTANPNIGAWIQKLPKGFHSKAHRHTHSTIYQVFKGSGYSIINGVRFDWSKGDYFIIPNWAVHEHVALEDTFFFSVNDLPIMEKFDLEQEVAYERNNGYQETKEEFKPALV; encoded by the coding sequence ATGGCTGAAAAAATGGATTTTTTTAAAAGTAAAATTGTCCAAGACTTTACAAAAGATATTAGACAATATAATCTTGGACCGCTTTGGGAAGCAATTCCAGAACTCATGCATCATCAGCCTGAACCTCATGCACAAGCATATCTTTGGAAATGGGATTTGCTTGAGAAAAAATTAGGGGAGGCTGCCCAAATTTTCACTCCTGAGCGCGGTGGTGAGCGAAGAGCCATTTATCTTCAAAACCCTGGGTTAGACTATAGACAGCCATGGGGATGGGCCTCTACTTCTCAAACCCTTTATGCAGCAGTACAACTGTTGCAACCTGGTGAGGTGGCCCCGTCTCATCGTCATACACAAAATGCTCTTCGTTTTGTTACACATGGTGAAGGCGCTTACTCTATTGTGGAAGGCGAACGTATTTTTATGCAAGAAGGAGATTTTGTGATTACTCCAAAAAACCTTTGGCATGGCCATGGTCATGAGGGGACAGAGCCAATGATTTGGATGGATGTACTTGATATCCCAACCATTTATATGATGGGTGGTACGTTCTTTGAGCCGTATCCTGAAAGAATCGAACAGCCAAGAGTACCAGATAATTACTCTGCACAGCGTTATGAAGGTGGGATGGTTCGCCCAATTTCTGACCGTTATCCTAAGGTTGCACCACTTGGCGCTTATAAATGGAATCAAACATTGAAAGCCATTAATGGCTTATCATGCTTTGAGCCAGATCCATATGACGGTTATGCCGTTGAATTTATTAATCCATCAAACGGGCAAACAGCAAACCCGAATATTGGAGCATGGATTCAAAAACTACCAAAAGGCTTTCATTCAAAAGCTCACCGTCATACTCATTCAACGATTTATCAAGTATTTAAAGGCTCAGGCTACAGTATTATTAACGGTGTTCGTTTTGATTGGTCAAAAGGGGATTACTTTATCATTCCGAACTGGGCAGTTCATGAGCATGTAGCATTAGAGGACACTTTCTTTTTCTCTGTAAATGATTTGCCGATTATGGAAAAATTCGATCTTGAACAAGAAGTGGCATATGAACGTAATAATGGCTATCAAGAAACAAAAGAAGAATTTAAACCTGCACTCGTATAA
- a CDS encoding class I SAM-dependent methyltransferase, with amino-acid sequence MGDKTGEKFSYIDYWEENYSNGGNSGKGSYGVLAQFKADIINQFINKKQIHKVIEFGCGDGNQLKYMNYPNYLGMDISPTSIDICSKTFEKDKTKSFLLYNPKYFMNNEYFTSDLVVCLDVLYHITNEDDFWKTLDDIFSCKATYIILYTRITKPEEFVYGIPTIQDRDILSCLSKYGDYKVMEIIEQKYKELSGASFIILEKV; translated from the coding sequence ATGGGTGATAAAACTGGAGAAAAATTTAGCTATATTGACTATTGGGAAGAGAACTATTCAAATGGAGGGAATTCGGGAAAAGGGTCTTACGGGGTTTTAGCACAATTCAAGGCAGATATAATTAATCAGTTTATAAATAAGAAACAAATTCACAAGGTGATCGAATTTGGATGTGGAGATGGAAATCAATTGAAATATATGAATTACCCTAACTACTTAGGGATGGATATTTCACCAACGTCTATAGATATATGCTCAAAGACGTTTGAAAAAGATAAGACAAAAAGTTTTCTCCTATATAATCCTAAATATTTTATGAATAATGAATATTTCACAAGTGACTTAGTAGTATGTTTAGACGTTTTATATCATATTACAAATGAAGATGATTTCTGGAAAACTTTAGATGATATTTTTTCTTGTAAAGCTACTTATATTATTTTGTATACGAGGATTACTAAACCAGAAGAGTTTGTGTACGGTATTCCAACAATTCAAGATCGCGATATTTTAAGCTGCTTATCTAAATACGGAGACTACAAAGTTATGGAAATTATTGAACAAAAATACAAGGAATTGTCAGGGGCAAGTTTTATTATTTTAGAAAAAGTTTAG